The Nocardioides panzhihuensis genome has a segment encoding these proteins:
- a CDS encoding diacylglycerol kinase, whose product MPHTPGSPRSPEKPLKVVVWSTGTVGRHAIAGVDAHPDLELVGVWTSTPEKAGKDAGELAGLGRTLGVAATTSRDELLALEPDCVVHAAMTDDRVFEAIEDLTGLIRDGVNVVSSGPVLLVHPQGTLPDEMIEGIHAAGREGNASLHVNGIDPGFANDVLPLAVTSLSQRIDHVRVSEIADYSTYFQPVVMKDLFGFGGSLEDKPFLWEPGVLSTAWGPVVRVLAAGLGVTLDEPLVEHVERRPATKDTKTVSVDIAAGTQGSVRFTVTGTVDGTPRITLEHVTRTDATSDPDWPVPATGDGCYRIEVTGEPSMTVEFSHHGEHGDHNVSGMIVTAQRLVNAIPAVVAASPGLVSPLDLPLITGRGLVTGTN is encoded by the coding sequence ATGCCCCACACACCTGGAAGTCCGCGGAGTCCCGAGAAACCGCTCAAAGTCGTCGTCTGGTCCACCGGGACGGTGGGACGTCATGCCATCGCGGGAGTCGATGCGCATCCGGACCTGGAGCTGGTCGGCGTCTGGACGTCGACCCCGGAGAAGGCCGGAAAGGACGCCGGGGAGCTCGCCGGGCTCGGGCGTACGCTCGGGGTGGCGGCGACCACGTCGCGCGATGAGCTGCTGGCCCTCGAGCCGGACTGTGTGGTCCACGCGGCGATGACCGACGACCGGGTGTTCGAGGCGATCGAGGATCTGACCGGGCTGATCCGGGACGGGGTCAACGTCGTCTCCTCCGGGCCGGTGCTCCTGGTCCACCCACAGGGGACGCTGCCGGACGAGATGATCGAGGGCATCCATGCCGCCGGTCGGGAGGGTAATGCGTCGCTGCACGTCAACGGCATCGACCCGGGCTTCGCGAACGACGTCCTGCCGCTGGCGGTGACGTCGCTGTCGCAGCGGATCGACCACGTTCGCGTCAGCGAGATCGCCGACTACTCGACGTACTTCCAGCCAGTCGTGATGAAGGACCTCTTCGGTTTCGGGGGCTCGCTCGAGGACAAGCCGTTCCTGTGGGAGCCCGGGGTGCTGAGCACCGCGTGGGGCCCCGTCGTCCGAGTGCTCGCCGCCGGTCTCGGGGTGACACTCGACGAGCCGCTCGTCGAGCACGTCGAGCGGAGGCCGGCAACCAAGGACACCAAGACCGTGTCGGTGGACATCGCGGCGGGCACCCAGGGCTCGGTACGTTTCACCGTCACCGGCACCGTCGACGGCACCCCTCGCATCACCCTCGAGCACGTCACCCGGACCGACGCGACCTCCGACCCCGACTGGCCGGTCCCGGCGACGGGCGACGGCTGCTACCGCATCGAGGTCACCGGCGAGCCGTCGATGACCGTCGAGTTCAGCCACCACGGCGAGCACGGCGACCACAACGTCTCCGGGATGATCGTCACCGCCCAGCGCCTGGTCAACGCGATCCCCGCCGTCGTGGCCGCCTCCCCCGGCCTCGTCTCCCCTCTCGACCTCCCGCTGATCACCGGCCGCGGCCTGGTCACCGGAACCAACTGA
- a CDS encoding DinB family protein, producing MTEPLFEDTRHPTGAPYVADETTTLRTFLDFHRATLLRQVAGLDHEQLNRSLPPSTMTLAGILKHMAHVEDVWFGVRLAGADQAPPFDTAPWDEDADWDFSSAKADAPEALRALLREAIARSNELTDAAGSLDQIAVGRTRDGQSISMRWILVHMIEEYARHCGHADLMREAIDGATDL from the coding sequence ATGACCGAGCCACTCTTCGAGGACACCCGACATCCGACCGGTGCCCCTTACGTCGCGGACGAGACCACGACCCTGCGTACGTTCCTCGACTTCCACCGGGCGACCCTGCTCCGGCAGGTGGCAGGCCTCGACCACGAGCAGCTCAACCGCTCCCTCCCGCCCAGCACCATGACGCTGGCGGGGATCCTGAAGCACATGGCACACGTCGAGGACGTCTGGTTCGGCGTACGTCTGGCCGGTGCCGACCAGGCCCCTCCGTTCGACACCGCGCCGTGGGACGAGGATGCGGACTGGGACTTCAGCAGCGCCAAGGCCGACGCCCCCGAGGCGCTCCGCGCGCTGCTGCGCGAGGCGATCGCTCGCTCCAACGAGCTCACCGACGCTGCCGGGTCTCTCGACCAGATCGCGGTCGGCCGCACCCGTGACGGCCAGTCGATCAGCATGCGCTGGATCCTGGTCCACATGATCGAGGAGTACGCCCGGCACTGCGGTCACGCCGACCTCATGCGCGAGGCCATCGACGGGGCTACCGACCTGTGA
- a CDS encoding GNAT family N-acetyltransferase: MIQIREATAEDWPQIYPFWSEIVEAGETYAYPGDLTSEESSEMWMYDHVVVAVEGEAENERILGSAKMGPNRPGRGRHIGTASFMVSSAARGKGIGRALGDYCVSWHREQGFHGIQFNAVVETNTTAVRLWQSLGFQIIGTVPDAFDSKSHGRVGLHVMYLPLT, from the coding sequence GTGATCCAGATCCGTGAGGCGACGGCCGAGGACTGGCCGCAGATCTACCCGTTCTGGTCAGAGATCGTCGAGGCAGGGGAGACCTACGCCTACCCCGGGGACCTCACGTCCGAGGAGTCCAGCGAGATGTGGATGTATGACCACGTGGTCGTCGCGGTCGAGGGTGAGGCCGAGAACGAGCGCATCCTGGGCAGCGCCAAGATGGGCCCCAACCGCCCTGGCCGCGGCCGCCACATCGGCACCGCCTCGTTCATGGTCTCCTCGGCGGCTCGCGGCAAGGGCATCGGCCGCGCCCTCGGTGACTACTGCGTGAGCTGGCACCGCGAGCAGGGCTTCCACGGCATCCAGTTCAACGCCGTCGTGGAGACGAACACCACCGCCGTACGCCTGTGGCAGTCGCTCGGGTTCCAGATCATCGGCACCGTCCCGGACGCGTTCGACTCGAAGTCGCACGGCCGGGTCGGGCTGCACGTGATGTATCTGCCGCTGACCTGA
- the msrA gene encoding peptide-methionine (S)-S-oxide reductase MsrA, with amino-acid sequence MFGRPTQLLSEDRTLTGRDQALFDLPAKHRVLGTPLLASPEDGTAPEGTEVAYFGLGCFWGAEEIFWQTPGVYTTAVGYQGGTTANPTYDEVCSGQTNHTEAVRVVFDPAVVSYGELVKKFFEVHDPTQGMRQGNDVGTQYRSALYHVSDSQRETAEELTKVYGDEIAKRGYGEITTEIREVPTFYAAEPEHQQYLDRVPNGYRCHANTGIPFPA; translated from the coding sequence ATGTTCGGTCGCCCAACTCAGCTCCTCTCCGAGGACCGTACGCTCACCGGGCGCGACCAGGCGCTCTTCGACCTGCCCGCGAAGCACCGGGTCCTGGGGACTCCGCTGCTCGCCTCCCCCGAGGACGGGACCGCACCCGAGGGGACCGAGGTGGCGTACTTCGGGCTCGGCTGTTTCTGGGGCGCCGAGGAGATCTTCTGGCAGACGCCGGGGGTCTACACGACCGCGGTCGGCTATCAGGGCGGCACCACGGCCAACCCGACGTACGACGAGGTCTGCAGCGGGCAGACCAACCACACCGAGGCGGTCCGGGTCGTCTTCGACCCCGCGGTGGTGTCCTATGGGGAGCTCGTCAAGAAGTTCTTCGAGGTGCACGACCCGACGCAGGGGATGCGGCAGGGCAACGACGTCGGTACGCAGTACCGCTCGGCGCTCTACCACGTCTCCGACTCGCAGCGGGAGACCGCCGAGGAGCTGACAAAGGTCTACGGCGACGAGATCGCGAAGCGTGGCTACGGCGAGATCACCACCGAGATCCGTGAGGTCCCGACCTTCTACGCCGCCGAGCCCGAGCACCAGCAGTATCTGGACCGCGTGCCCAACGGCTACCGCTGCCACGCGAACACGGGCATCCCCTTCCCGGCCTGA
- a CDS encoding cystathionine gamma-synthase, with product MSEQQHLGKAGFETKAIHAGYEPDPTTGAVIPPIYATTTYKQDGVGGLRNGYEYSRSANPTRTALEGALAAVEEGEKGFAFASGLAAEDTLIRSLMRPGDHMVIPDDAYGGTHRLIDKVESQWGIAHTSAQVADVDAVAAAIQPGKTKLVWVETPTNPLLNIADISALAGVAHEAGALLVVDNTFASPYLQQPLTLGADAVVHSTTKYVGGHSDVVGGAVVVRDHGIAEKVGYLQNAAGAIADPFGAWLTLRGLKTLAVRMERHCDNAERVADFLTSHPKVGEVIYPGLETHPGHTTAQKQMKRFGGMVSFRVTDGEAAALAVCERTKIFTLGESLGGVESLIEHPGRMTHASVAGTDLEVPADLVRLSVGIEYAEDLVADLEQALDQG from the coding sequence GTGAGCGAGCAGCAGCATCTCGGCAAGGCCGGTTTCGAGACCAAGGCGATCCACGCGGGCTATGAGCCCGACCCGACGACGGGTGCGGTGATCCCGCCGATCTACGCCACCACGACCTACAAGCAGGACGGCGTCGGCGGCCTGCGCAACGGCTATGAGTACAGCCGCTCTGCCAACCCGACCCGCACCGCGCTGGAAGGCGCTCTCGCCGCGGTCGAGGAGGGGGAGAAGGGCTTCGCCTTCGCCTCCGGTCTGGCCGCGGAGGACACCCTGATCCGCAGCCTGATGCGACCCGGTGACCACATGGTCATCCCCGACGACGCCTATGGCGGCACCCACCGGCTGATCGACAAGGTCGAGAGCCAGTGGGGGATCGCGCACACGTCCGCGCAGGTCGCCGACGTCGACGCGGTCGCGGCCGCGATCCAGCCGGGCAAGACCAAGCTGGTCTGGGTCGAGACGCCGACCAACCCGCTGCTCAACATCGCCGACATCTCCGCGCTGGCCGGCGTCGCCCACGAGGCAGGCGCGCTGCTGGTGGTCGACAACACCTTCGCCAGCCCCTACCTGCAGCAGCCGCTCACGCTCGGCGCCGACGCGGTGGTGCACTCCACGACGAAGTACGTCGGTGGCCACTCCGACGTGGTCGGCGGGGCCGTGGTGGTCCGTGACCACGGGATCGCCGAGAAGGTCGGCTACCTCCAGAACGCCGCCGGCGCGATCGCCGACCCCTTCGGCGCGTGGCTGACGCTGCGCGGCCTCAAGACCCTGGCCGTACGCATGGAGCGGCATTGCGACAACGCCGAGCGGGTCGCCGACTTCCTGACCTCGCACCCGAAGGTCGGCGAGGTCATCTACCCGGGCCTGGAGACTCACCCCGGCCACACGACCGCTCAGAAGCAGATGAAGCGGTTCGGTGGCATGGTCTCCTTCCGTGTGACCGACGGCGAGGCGGCCGCACTGGCGGTGTGCGAGCGCACCAAGATCTTCACGTTGGGCGAGTCGCTCGGCGGTGTCGAGAGCCTCATCGAGCACCCGGGCCGAATGACCCACGCGTCGGTCGCCGGCACCGACCTGGAGGTGCCGGCCGACCTGGTGCGGCTCTCCGTCGGGATCGAGTACGCCGAGGACCTGGTCGCCGACCTCGAGCAGGCCCTTGACCAGGGCTGA
- a CDS encoding glutamate mutase L, with the protein MTRADAPQTAVCVDFGSTWTKALHVDLSSGEVLGSASAPTSLHEVMEAYDACLAALTETDSRAVDAEILACSSAGGGLRIAVVGNEELVTAEAGRRVALSSGGKVVAVIATAGRESGSDLGATLDLTTPDLVLLTGGTDGGNRDAIVFAARELAASGWRGPVVVAGNRDATQEIDEILAEIPHVNCDNVVPKIGVLAPESARAAVREMFLEHVIGGKNLSGRGDFRRIVQGATPDVVLQGVETLAEVLGEDVVVVDVGGATTDVHSVVRPDPEAEHVREEVVAVTPVTRTVEGDLGMRWSAITTLEAADHSDPSLAESDLTGEVEHRRNHPGWLPRTEQDKDIDELLARIAITTALQRHAGRSRVVLSPSGKVIERTGTDLRRVGVVIGSGGVLRHGRPRIEERVMRWSARGGWQLPEMTGARPSGELARPLAPSEGVPARSADAPLRAVDSDYVLAAVGLLARSHPAAARRLATHLTPSR; encoded by the coding sequence TTGACCAGGGCTGACGCGCCCCAGACAGCGGTCTGCGTCGACTTCGGCTCCACCTGGACCAAGGCCCTTCATGTCGACCTCTCCTCCGGCGAGGTCCTCGGCAGCGCGAGCGCACCGACGTCGCTGCACGAGGTGATGGAGGCGTACGACGCCTGCCTGGCTGCACTCACCGAGACAGACTCCCGGGCGGTCGACGCCGAGATCCTGGCCTGTTCGTCCGCGGGCGGCGGGCTGCGGATCGCCGTCGTCGGCAACGAGGAGCTGGTGACCGCCGAGGCCGGGCGGCGCGTCGCGCTGTCCAGCGGCGGCAAGGTCGTCGCGGTGATCGCGACCGCAGGTCGTGAAAGCGGCAGTGACCTGGGGGCCACGCTCGACCTCACGACTCCCGACCTGGTGCTGCTGACCGGAGGCACCGACGGAGGCAACCGGGACGCGATCGTCTTCGCCGCACGCGAGCTGGCCGCCTCCGGTTGGCGTGGTCCGGTGGTCGTCGCAGGCAACCGCGACGCGACCCAGGAGATCGACGAGATCCTGGCCGAGATCCCACACGTGAACTGCGACAACGTCGTTCCCAAGATCGGCGTGCTGGCACCCGAGAGCGCCCGTGCCGCAGTCCGCGAGATGTTTCTCGAGCACGTGATCGGCGGCAAGAACCTCAGCGGCCGTGGCGACTTCCGGCGGATCGTCCAGGGCGCGACCCCCGATGTCGTGCTCCAGGGTGTCGAGACGCTGGCCGAGGTGCTCGGCGAGGACGTCGTCGTCGTGGACGTCGGCGGCGCCACCACCGACGTGCACAGCGTGGTCCGCCCGGACCCCGAGGCAGAGCACGTGCGCGAGGAGGTCGTCGCGGTCACTCCGGTGACCCGGACGGTCGAGGGCGACCTGGGCATGCGCTGGTCGGCCATCACGACCCTCGAGGCGGCGGACCACTCGGATCCGAGTCTCGCCGAGTCGGATCTCACCGGCGAGGTCGAGCATCGTCGCAACCACCCCGGCTGGCTGCCGCGCACCGAGCAGGACAAGGACATCGACGAGCTCCTGGCCAGGATCGCGATCACCACGGCCCTGCAGCGGCACGCGGGCCGCTCCCGCGTCGTCCTGTCGCCGAGCGGCAAGGTCATCGAGCGCACCGGCACGGACCTGCGTCGGGTCGGTGTGGTGATCGGCTCCGGCGGCGTACTCCGGCATGGGCGTCCGCGCATCGAGGAGCGGGTGATGCGCTGGTCAGCGCGGGGCGGGTGGCAACTTCCGGAGATGACCGGAGCGAGGCCGAGCGGCGAGCTTGCTCGTCCGCTTGCGCCGAGCGAGGGAGTACCCGCGCGAAGCGCGGACGCACCGCTGCGGGCGGTCGACAGCGACTACGTGCTCGCCGCGGTGGGCCTGCTCGCCAGGTCGCACCCCGCAGCTGCACGGCGCCTTGCGACCCATCTCACACCCTCCCGGTAG
- a CDS encoding AI-2E family transporter, which yields MTDQGDAPGDEKSTAKDSFGRMTGAFKRNRETRDAHRKARRMAQDEADARESAEVAKEAAAEARESAENFALRLVNQFERLREERQEQLAAPEPVTPPKAVSRTDVPYGVELSAQWAWRFLVIVAAGYLIVRALGFLSIVVVPLVIALLIAALVSPVVIGLARIGMKRSISALFVVIGVLAGVVAMLSFAGTQVANGFSDLAGQTVKALDEIRDWLINGPFHASETQIDTWLNTVQTTLEDWAAAYAANPFSRVSEVGGVALDVFAGLFIVLFSTYFFCAEGERIWGWLVRLAPRAARSRMDSSGRVAWASLTQFTRATVIVAAVDAVGIMIIAAALQVPFVAAIGVLVFLSSFVPLIGATVAGAVAVLVALVSQGPVTALLMLGGVLLVQQLEAHGLQPFLLGRWVRVHPLGVILAVATGIVLGGVAGALVAVPLVAALNAVVNHLTAAPAAAAATTGPQPPPPPVNGPTSPPPSSPGAGSV from the coding sequence GTGACAGATCAGGGGGATGCACCCGGCGACGAGAAGTCGACCGCGAAGGACAGCTTCGGGCGGATGACCGGCGCGTTCAAGCGCAACCGTGAAACGCGCGACGCCCACCGCAAGGCGCGGCGGATGGCTCAGGACGAGGCCGACGCGCGCGAGTCGGCCGAGGTGGCCAAAGAGGCCGCCGCAGAGGCTCGTGAGTCGGCCGAGAACTTCGCGCTGCGCCTGGTCAACCAGTTCGAGCGCCTGCGCGAGGAACGCCAGGAGCAGCTGGCCGCGCCCGAGCCGGTGACGCCGCCCAAGGCGGTCAGCCGCACCGACGTCCCCTACGGTGTCGAGCTCTCCGCGCAGTGGGCCTGGCGGTTCCTGGTCATCGTCGCTGCCGGCTATCTCATCGTCCGGGCTCTCGGCTTCCTCAGCATCGTCGTCGTCCCGTTGGTCATCGCGCTGCTGATCGCCGCGCTCGTCTCCCCGGTGGTCATCGGCCTGGCCCGGATAGGCATGAAACGGAGCATCTCGGCGCTCTTCGTCGTCATCGGCGTGCTCGCAGGGGTCGTCGCCATGCTCAGCTTCGCCGGCACCCAGGTCGCCAACGGGTTCAGCGATCTGGCCGGGCAGACCGTCAAGGCGCTCGACGAGATCCGCGACTGGCTGATCAACGGTCCGTTCCACGCGAGCGAGACCCAGATCGACACCTGGCTCAACACGGTGCAGACCACCCTTGAGGACTGGGCGGCGGCGTACGCCGCCAACCCGTTCTCCCGCGTCAGCGAGGTCGGCGGGGTCGCCCTCGACGTCTTCGCCGGTCTCTTCATCGTGCTCTTCTCCACCTACTTCTTCTGTGCCGAGGGCGAGCGGATCTGGGGCTGGCTGGTCCGGCTCGCCCCGCGCGCCGCGCGCAGCCGGATGGACAGCTCCGGCCGGGTCGCATGGGCATCGCTGACCCAGTTCACCCGGGCCACGGTCATCGTGGCCGCGGTCGACGCCGTCGGCATCATGATCATCGCCGCAGCGCTGCAGGTGCCGTTCGTGGCGGCGATCGGTGTGCTGGTCTTCCTGAGCTCGTTCGTTCCGCTGATCGGCGCCACCGTCGCCGGCGCGGTTGCCGTCCTCGTCGCGCTCGTGTCTCAGGGCCCGGTGACCGCGCTGCTGATGCTCGGAGGCGTACTGCTCGTCCAGCAGCTCGAGGCCCACGGCCTGCAGCCGTTCCTGCTCGGTCGCTGGGTCCGGGTCCACCCGCTGGGCGTCATCCTCGCCGTCGCCACCGGCATCGTGCTCGGTGGGGTGGCCGGTGCGCTCGTGGCCGTGCCGCTGGTGGCCGCCCTCAACGCCGTGGTCAACCATCTGACAGCCGCGCCGGCCGCGGCCGCGGCGACGACAGGGCCACAACCGCCTCCGCCGCCGGTCAACGGCCCGACCTCCCCACCCCCTTCCAGCCCAGGAGCAGGCAGTGTCTGA
- the ilvA gene encoding threonine ammonia-lyase, with product MHGQPSYDDIVEARELLRDHITETPVQGARWLTDLVGDTVILKCENLQRTGSFKARGAFVRIARLSEEQRKNGVVAASAGNHAQGVALAATTLGIPSTVFMPEGAPIPKEKATRAYGAEVIFEGQYVDQCLEAAIAFAERTGAVMIHPFDHPDVVAGQGTIGLEILEQTPDVKTVVIPLGGGGLLAGAALAIKTKHPDVKVIGVQAETAAAYPVSLREGRPIRLDKMPTMADGIAVGLPGETNFPMIQSYVDEIRTVSEESISGALLSLVERAKQVVEPAGAVGVAALMDAPETFEGPVVVVLSGGNIDPLLLGKVIQHGMTLAGRYLPVAVKIPDQPGALATLLSVIGDTGANVMEVVHSRTTPGLRLAEVGVQLQLESRGQTHAERVLEQLRKKGYPATSP from the coding sequence ATGCATGGTCAGCCGTCCTACGACGACATCGTCGAGGCTCGCGAGCTGCTGCGTGACCACATCACCGAGACCCCTGTCCAGGGAGCCCGCTGGCTCACCGACCTGGTCGGTGACACCGTCATCCTCAAGTGCGAGAACCTGCAACGTACCGGCTCCTTCAAGGCCCGTGGAGCGTTCGTACGCATCGCCCGGCTCTCCGAGGAGCAGCGGAAGAACGGGGTGGTCGCCGCCAGCGCGGGCAACCACGCCCAGGGCGTCGCGCTGGCGGCGACGACCCTCGGGATCCCGTCCACCGTCTTCATGCCCGAGGGCGCGCCGATCCCGAAGGAGAAGGCCACGCGCGCGTACGGCGCGGAGGTGATCTTCGAGGGGCAGTACGTCGACCAGTGCCTCGAGGCCGCGATCGCCTTCGCCGAGCGCACCGGTGCCGTCATGATCCATCCCTTCGATCACCCCGACGTCGTCGCCGGCCAAGGCACGATCGGCCTCGAGATCCTCGAGCAGACGCCCGATGTGAAGACGGTCGTGATCCCGCTCGGCGGTGGCGGTCTGCTCGCCGGGGCTGCGCTCGCGATCAAGACGAAGCACCCCGACGTGAAGGTGATCGGCGTGCAGGCGGAGACGGCCGCCGCCTATCCGGTCTCGCTGCGCGAGGGCCGTCCGATCCGGCTCGACAAGATGCCGACGATGGCAGACGGCATCGCGGTCGGCCTTCCCGGGGAGACCAACTTCCCGATGATCCAGTCCTACGTCGACGAGATCCGCACGGTCTCGGAGGAGTCGATCTCCGGCGCGCTGCTGTCGCTCGTGGAGCGTGCCAAGCAGGTGGTCGAGCCCGCCGGCGCGGTCGGTGTGGCCGCCTTGATGGATGCGCCCGAGACCTTCGAGGGTCCTGTCGTGGTGGTGCTCTCCGGAGGCAACATCGACCCGCTGCTGCTCGGCAAGGTGATCCAGCACGGCATGACGCTGGCCGGTCGTTACCTGCCGGTCGCGGTGAAGATCCCCGACCAGCCGGGAGCCCTGGCCACGTTGCTCTCGGTGATCGGCGACACCGGCGCCAACGTCATGGAGGTCGTGCACTCGCGCACCACGCCCGGGCTGCGACTCGCCGAGGTGGGAGTGCAGCTCCAGCTCGAGAGCCGGGGCCAGACCCATGCCGAGCGGGTGCTCGAGCAACTGAGGAAGAAGGGTTATCCGGCGACGAGTCCGTGA
- the greA gene encoding transcription elongation factor GreA, whose protein sequence is MTQSTETTSATIWLSKGAFEKLTAELEYLKGPRRQEILAEISSARDEGDLKENGGYHAAREEQGKLEGLIQQLEALLRKADTTVPEDDGVVSVGKLVTFKFEGDDDDEAETRLIASIEMKDYAGGLEISSAASPIGAALIGASVGDTVTYEGPRGPLKVEILKTEVFTGQ, encoded by the coding sequence ATGACGCAGTCGACCGAGACCACCTCTGCCACGATCTGGCTGAGCAAGGGCGCGTTCGAGAAGCTGACCGCGGAGTTGGAATACCTGAAGGGTCCCCGGCGCCAGGAGATCCTCGCCGAGATCAGCTCTGCCCGTGACGAGGGTGACCTCAAGGAGAACGGCGGCTACCACGCCGCCCGCGAGGAGCAGGGCAAGCTCGAGGGCCTGATCCAGCAGCTCGAAGCGCTGCTGCGCAAGGCGGACACCACGGTTCCCGAGGACGACGGCGTCGTCTCGGTCGGCAAGCTGGTCACCTTCAAGTTCGAGGGCGATGACGACGACGAGGCCGAGACCCGCCTCATCGCCTCGATCGAGATGAAGGACTACGCAGGCGGCCTCGAGATCTCTTCGGCCGCCTCGCCGATCGGCGCCGCTCTCATCGGCGCGAGCGTCGGCGACACGGTCACCTACGAGGGTCCCCGCGGGCCGCTCAAGGTCGAGATCCTGAAGACCGAGGTCTTCACCGGGCAGTGA
- a CDS encoding DUF4307 domain-containing protein, with translation MSSEESRIAARYGRGPSRRPGVLIVTLAIAVVAIVGWFGWALWAALHPEVSSGLEKWEAISENEVEVTFVVRLHDKDATPVCSVEAEDDQEEKVGRLEFTAGEGRQTITIPTERRALRVEWGDCRVE, from the coding sequence GTGAGTTCAGAAGAGTCCCGCATCGCGGCCCGCTACGGCCGGGGCCCGAGCCGTCGCCCGGGCGTACTCATCGTCACGCTTGCCATCGCCGTGGTCGCGATCGTCGGCTGGTTCGGCTGGGCGCTGTGGGCGGCCCTCCACCCCGAGGTCTCCTCCGGGCTGGAGAAGTGGGAAGCGATCAGCGAGAACGAGGTCGAGGTCACCTTCGTCGTACGCCTCCACGACAAGGACGCGACCCCGGTCTGCTCCGTCGAGGCCGAGGACGACCAGGAGGAGAAGGTCGGCCGCCTCGAGTTCACCGCCGGCGAAGGACGCCAGACGATCACCATCCCGACCGAGCGTCGCGCGCTCCGGGTCGAGTGGGGCGACTGCAGGGTCGAGTGA
- the mca gene encoding mycothiol conjugate amidase Mca, with protein sequence MPDLLQQAFRLMHVHAHPDDESSKGAGITAKYVAEGVDVHVATCTGGERGDILNPKMERPGILENIHEIRREEMHRARDILGIKQDWLGFVDSGWVEEFMLVEEMDAKDWSLLPEGCFGRVPLEVSTRRLVELIRAFRPHVVTTYDENGGYPHPDHIQCHRVSVAAFAAAGDPDRFPDAGEPWQPLKLYYSHTFNYPRMIALHEAIKRHGLTSPYEERLETWKRDPSWDERVTTKVECGEYFGVRDQALLAHATQIDPDGPWFAVPREIEKEAWPTEDFELVTSYVPVPEASKREETDLFAGLELATADDEGKAAVGREISFGKVVTV encoded by the coding sequence ATGCCAGATCTGCTCCAGCAGGCGTTCCGCCTGATGCACGTGCACGCGCACCCCGACGACGAGTCGAGCAAGGGCGCGGGGATCACCGCGAAGTATGTCGCCGAGGGCGTCGACGTACACGTCGCGACGTGTACGGGTGGAGAGCGAGGCGACATCCTCAACCCGAAGATGGAGCGCCCCGGCATCCTGGAGAACATCCACGAGATCCGCCGTGAGGAGATGCACCGCGCCCGCGACATCCTCGGCATCAAGCAGGACTGGCTCGGCTTCGTCGACTCGGGTTGGGTCGAGGAGTTCATGCTGGTCGAAGAGATGGACGCGAAGGACTGGTCGCTGCTCCCCGAGGGCTGCTTCGGCCGGGTGCCGCTCGAGGTGAGCACGCGCCGGCTCGTGGAGCTCATTCGCGCCTTCCGGCCGCACGTGGTGACGACGTACGACGAGAACGGCGGCTACCCGCACCCCGACCACATCCAGTGCCACCGGGTCTCCGTGGCGGCGTTCGCGGCCGCCGGGGACCCCGACCGGTTCCCGGACGCGGGGGAGCCGTGGCAGCCGCTGAAGCTCTACTACAGCCACACCTTCAACTACCCGCGCATGATCGCGCTGCACGAGGCGATCAAGCGTCACGGCCTCACCTCTCCGTACGAGGAGCGCCTCGAGACCTGGAAGCGTGACCCCAGCTGGGACGAGCGGGTGACGACGAAGGTCGAATGTGGTGAGTACTTCGGTGTCCGCGACCAGGCACTGCTCGCGCACGCCACTCAGATCGACCCCGACGGCCCCTGGTTCGCGGTGCCCCGGGAGATCGAGAAGGAGGCCTGGCCGACCGAGGACTTCGAGCTGGTGACCTCCTACGTACCGGTGCCCGAGGCCTCCAAGCGCGAGGAGACCGACCTGTTCGCCGGCCTCGAGCTGGCCACCGCCGACGACGAGGGCAAGGCCGCTGTCGGCCGTGAGATCAGCTTCGGCAAGGTCGTCACCGTCTGA
- a CDS encoding TerD family protein, with the protein MSVSLAKGQSVSLSTADGRTMTPVRIALGWDAVRQGLFGGFRGAHVDMDASAILYDASGSHVDQAWFRQLKSREGAVIHSGDNRTGTGDGDNESIIVHLDRVPPTVAQIVFTINSFTGQSFAQIQNAFCRVVEVDTRTEIARFDLSTTGPHTAEIMAKLSRSEGGWTMTALGEIGNGRTFQDLLPSIAPTL; encoded by the coding sequence TTGTCCGTCTCGCTCGCCAAGGGACAGTCGGTCTCGCTCAGCACGGCTGACGGCCGCACCATGACGCCGGTGCGGATCGCGCTGGGATGGGACGCGGTCCGGCAGGGCCTCTTCGGTGGGTTCCGCGGCGCTCACGTCGACATGGACGCCTCCGCGATCCTCTACGACGCCTCTGGTTCCCACGTCGACCAAGCCTGGTTCCGGCAGCTCAAGTCGAGGGAGGGTGCCGTGATCCACTCAGGCGACAACCGCACCGGCACCGGGGACGGCGACAACGAGTCGATCATCGTCCACCTCGATCGGGTGCCGCCCACGGTCGCGCAGATCGTGTTCACGATCAACTCCTTCACCGGGCAGAGCTTCGCCCAGATCCAGAACGCGTTCTGTCGCGTCGTGGAGGTGGACACTCGCACCGAGATCGCCCGCTTCGACCTGAGCACGACCGGGCCGCACACTGCCGAGATCATGGCCAAGCTCAGCCGCTCCGAGGGCGGCTGGACGATGACCGCGCTGGGCGAGATCGGCAACGGACGTACGTTCCAGGACCTGCTGCCGTCGATCGCGCCGACACTCTAG